A single Anopheles arabiensis isolate DONGOLA chromosome 2, AaraD3, whole genome shotgun sequence DNA region contains:
- the LOC120897059 gene encoding peptidyl-prolyl cis-trans isomerase G, whose amino-acid sequence MTIDSDAGGAAAEPPPPQQEKIRCFFDVSLGGLPAGRIVFELFPAVAPKTCENFRALCTGEKGIGQKTGKPLHYKGIIFHRVVKDFMIQSGDFSNGNGTGGESIYGGTFDDEEFTLKHDRAFLLSMANRGKNTNGSQFFITTQPAPHLDNVHVVFGHVVSGQDLVRQLEQLPVDRNSRPLQDAMVSNCGELVRQVKAKKEKKSKKQVVASSDDDSSDTSRKRKKDKKKKRGKDTSPRGKRSADVNASIEEGEVEDEMHPMATVTKIDPDEIPEVSNKYLMRSDNNTAKPAGDGEEDDGRRRDNRPREQKGFGWSKKRVPLSRSGRTIKGRGHFRYRTPSRSRSRSRSQTPIHWRAAQKRTIKMTDLEKLEEEKRQRESEIKRREAERKKRHEDLAKGASKKSFFELNQEQSATREKSASESPEPAGANRPTADAASAKEQERSGRAKSNGSIDMNALDYEHNPAEGSDSEPEEPTHKKSDTLAKALGVEPKKKSADQPSKPDDRRKPNDDRRRDRSRSRSRDRYRGRGDDYRGRSPPAYYRGGGAGGGGGGNRGRPPYGGFGGGGGPPFNRYNHQQPPNRRYGGGGNNIGGSYYSRPRGRFGMPGGDRYERDYRSRRSRSHDDGPPRRSRRDRSESRSRSRSPEQSRRRRRDSTGSGSSVERSRRDRSGSPAKRRSASRPAVDVKPHVRAAKPANGKELDKFRDKSPGSVATAIVVAAVEAAKMPTVTIKKEPLSEEEKARLQKEKMLKRAETLLLLKSHMEKEIEEQQRKAREKQQQQQQKQQQQEARKQKEEQDARTLDAVMDLAQLKQLKKETIQKLNAQEAAQRILQTVVTNVASGSGGSAGQKKKSKTSSKRRSSSSSSSSSSSSDSASRKEKSRKKRKDKKRKARRHSSSSSSS is encoded by the exons atgaCGATCGATTCCGATGCCGGCGGTGCTGCGGCggaaccaccgccaccgcagCAGGAGAAAATCCGATGTTTCTTCGACGTTAGTCTCGGTGGCCTACCGGCGGGCCGTATCGTGTTCGAGCTGTTCCCTGCGGTCGCTCCGAAAACGTGCGAAAACTTCCGCGCACTGTGCACGGGTGAGAAGGGCATCGGGCAGAAGACGGGCAAACCGCTCCACTACAAG GGCATCATTTTCCATCGCGTGGTAAAAGATTTTATGATCCAGTCCGGGGACTTTTCCAACGGCAACGGAACGGGCGGCGAGTCGATTTACGGTGGAACTTTTGATG ACGAAGAATTCACCCTGAAACACGACCGAGCGTTTTTGCTCTCTATGGCCAATCGTGGAAAAAACACGAACGGCTCCCAATTCTTCAT TACAACGCAACCTGCCCCTCATCTTGATAA TGTGCACGTTGTATTCGGTCATGTTGTGTCCGGTCAGGATTTAGTGCGACAGCTCGAACAGCTACCGGTCGATCGCAACTCTCGCCCACTGCAAGATGCAATGGTTTCCAACTGTGGTGAGCTTGTGCGGCAAGTGAAAG cgaaaaaggaaaagaaaagcaagaaGCAAGTGGTCGCATCCAGTGACGATGATTCCAGCGACACCAGCAGGAAGcgcaaaaaggacaaaaagaagaaacgtgGAAAGGACACGTCCCCACGCGGAAAGCGTTCGGC CGATGTCAATGCATCGATCGAAGAAGGCGAGGTGGAAGATGAGATGCACCCGATGGCAACGGTAACCAAAATCGACCCGGATGAGATACCGGAAGTGTCCAATAAGTATCTGATGCGGAGCGATAACAACACTGCCAAGCCGGCCGGCGATGGCGAGGAGGACGACGGTCGCAGGCGCGACAATCGGCCGAGGGAACAGAAAGGCTTCGGTTGGTCCAAGAAGCGCGTGCCATTGTCCCGTAGCGGGCGTACCATTAAGGGTCGCGGACACTTT CGCTACCGTACACCGTCACGCTCGCGCAGCCGATCCCGCAGCCAGACACCGATTCATTGGCGCGCGGCTCAAAAGCGTACTATCAAGATGACGGATTTGGAGAAGCTGGAAGAGGAGAAACGGCAGCGCGAATCCGAGATCAAGCGCCGGGAAGCGGAGCGTAAGAAGCGCCACGAAGACCTCGCCAAAGGAGCGTCGAAGAAGTCGTTCTTCGAGCTTAATCAGGAGCAGTCGGCGACGCGTGAAAAGTCGGCGAGTGAGTCGCCCGAACCGGCAGGCGCGAATCGTCCGACCGCGGACGCTGCTTCGGCCAAAGAGCAGGAGCGTTCGGGCCGTGCCAAATCCAACGGTTCGATCGACATGAACGCGCTGGACTACGAGCACAATCCGGCGGAAGGGTCGGACAGCGAGCCGGAGGAACCGACGCACAAGAAGAGCGATACGCTGGCCAAGGCGCTCGGCGTGGAGCCGAAAAAGAAGTCGGCAGACCAGCCGAGCAAGCCGGACGATCGTCGCAAGCCAAACGACGATCGTAGGCGCGATCGGTCGCGGAGCCGGTCGCGCGATCGCTACCGGGGCCGGGGTGACGATTATCGCGGTCGTTCACCACCCGCCTACTATCGCGGCGGAGGagccggaggaggaggaggaggaaatcGTGGCAGACCACCGTACGGTGGTTTCGGGGGCGGTGGTGGCCCTCCTTTCAATCGGTACAACCATCAGCAGCCACCGAACCGGCGGTACGGCGGTGGTGGTAATAACATTGGAGGGTCGTATTACTCGCGACCACGCGGCCGGTTTGGAATGCCCGGTGGTGATCGCTATGAGCGTGATTATCGATCTCGCCGATCGCGCAGCCACGACGATGGGCCTCCGCGGCGCTCGCGCCGCGATCGGTCGGAAAGCCGGTCGCGTTCCCGGTCGCCGGAGCAGAGCAGACGTCGCCGCCGAGATAGCACCGGTTCGGGCAGTTCCGTGGAGCGCTCCCGGCGCGATCGGTCCGGCTCGCCTGCCAAACGCCGCTCGGCTTCCCGGCCGGCGGTCGACGTAAAGCCGCACGTGCGTGCGGCCAAACCGGCCAACGGAAAGGAGCTGGACAAGTTCCGCGACAAGAGTCCGGGCTCGGTCGCAACCGCGATCGTGGTGGCGGCCGTGGAAGCGGCCAAGATGCCCACCGTAACGATCAAGAAGGAGCCCCTGTCGGAAGAGGAGAAGGCACGGCTGCAAAAGGAAAAGATGCTGAAGCGTGCCgaaacgctgctgctgctgaagagcCACATGGAGAAGGAGATCgaggagcagcagcggaaGGCGCgcgaaaaacagcaacagcagcagcagaagcagcagcagcaggaggcgCGAAAGCAGAAGGAAGAACAGGACGCCCGTACGCTCGACGCCGTGATGGATTTGGCGCAGCTGAAGCAGCTGAAGAAGGAAACGATCCAGAAGCTGAACGCACAGGAAGCGGCCCAACGCATCCTGCAAACGGTGGTGACGAACGTCGCCTCCGGGTCGGGGGGCAGCGCGGGCCAGAAGAAAAAGTCCAAAACCAGCAGCAAGCGGCgcagctcgtccagcagctcgtcgtcgtcgtcctcgtcggaCAGCGCCTCCCGGAAGGAGAAATCGCGCAAGAAGCGCAAGGACAAGAAGCGCAAAGCTCGTCGCCATTCGTCTAGCAGCAGCTCTTCTTAG